The nucleotide window GCCGCGGTGAGCAGGCAGACGCCGAGCGCGAGGACGGCGAGGGTGTTTCTCACAGATGGTTCCCAAGATCTCTAAGGGGTGAAGTGCGACGGGATCTTAGTGGTGTCGCGGGTGGATCCGGCTCACCGCACAGCGATCATCGCTTCCATGAAGAAGCACGTCAGGAGCGCGGGAGGGGTGATCGGCCTCGCGCTGGCCGGCGTGCTGGCCGGGCTGCCGTCGCCGGCGCGGGCGGCGGCGCCGGGATGGACCCATGACGGCTTCGGCCCCGGGAACACGGGCTACAACGCGGCCGAGTCCGTCGTCAACGCCGGCACCGTCAAGAAGCTGAAGCTGAGGTGGCGCGCGACGCCGCGGCCGGGTACCGACGGCTGCCTTGAGCAGACCACGCCCGTGGTCGCGGACGGCCGCATGTTCATGGTCGACGGCGGCGGCGTCGGCGCCTACGACGTGCGGACCGGGCGGCGGTTGTGGAGCGACACCGCGGTCATGCGGGAGATGGTTCACCGGACGATGACCGTCGCGGGCGGGCTCCTCATCACGACCGGCTACTCGTGCTACGGCGTCAGCGATCCCAGCGGACACATCGTCGCGCTTGACGCGAAGACCGGCGCGGTGCGCTGGAAGCTCCTCGAGGGAAGTGCCACGGAGAGCGTTGTGGCCGACAGCGGCATGCTGGTCAGCTACTCGGTGTGTGAGGTCTGCTCCAGCCACCGGATCAGCGGATACCGGGCCGGCGACGGCACCGAGGTCTGGGGCCGGGAGGGCGTGCTCGCGAGCCCGGTCTCCGCCGGTGGGCGGCTGCTGGTCACCGGGACGGAGAAGGGATCGTTCGCGGTGGCCGCGACGACCGGCGAGGTGCTCTGGCGTTCCGGCATCCGATGGTCGGTGCTGGCCTCGAATCCGGCCAGTGACCAGTTCTACGTCCGGGGACCGGACCGGCGACTCGCGGCCCTGAACGCGTCGAACGGCACGGTCCTGTGGTCGGTGCCGTCGGCCGAGGGGCAGGTGGCCGCCGACGGGCGCCGCGTGTACGTGTCCCGCGACGACGGCGTGACGGCCTACGACGCGGTGACCGGTCGCCGACTGTGGCACCGTGCGGGGGTACCCGTCAGCCGGCCGGTCAGGGCGGGCGGCCTGCTGTATGTGGCCGGCGGCATCCTGTCCGCGGCCGATGGATCTCTCGTGATGAGCGCGACCTACAGCTCCGCCGAGCACCATGCGGTGGTCGTCGGCGGACGCGTGTTCAGGGTCAAGGGGTACGAGGTGCAGGCGTACACCCCGTAGGGCAGATCAGTCGCCCCGCGGGTCGTACCGGCAGGTGGATCCCGTGTGGACGGTGTGGTCCAGGTACTCGCCGAGGTCGGGGTGGACCTCGGCGATGCGGCGGATGGCGTCGCGCAGCCGTGCCGTGACGGCCTTGCGGGCGCGCTCGGCGGCGCTCGGCCCCAGCGACCGGGCGGCCCCGCCGGGCCGGGTGGCCCGGCGCAGCTCCGCGAGCAGCCGTTCGCGTTCGTCGGTTGCCCGCTGCCGGCGTGCCTCGTCGTTGCGGGCCTGCGCGGTGTCCAGCTCCTCGGCGAGGTCGGCCAGCCGCTGCCGGTACTCCCGCAGCGCCCGCCGGTCGAGCACCGGGTCCTGACCGCTCGATTCCGCCGGGTACGCCCGGTTGGCCAGCTCCAGCGCGGGCACGGCCGCCCCGGGCCGGTCGAGCAGGGTCGCCAGGTCGTGCAGGCCCTTGGCGTCGCGCAGGTAGGCGGTGTGCCCCCGGAAGCCGGCCGTCCAGAGATCGCCGGAGCGGCGCAGCATGACCGGTGCGTCCGTGAGTGGCAGCCCGGCCAGCGCGGCTCGGGTCTCGGCCTCCCACGCCTGCGCGCCGAGCTGCCGGTGCACCTCCAACGCCCGGCGCAGCCACCGGCCGGCCTCCGGCCGGTCGCCGAGTGCCGCGTACAACAACCCGACGCGATGCGCGTGAGCGCCCATGAAACAGACAAGGGCGGCGTTGACCGCGCAGGTCTCCGCGTGTGGGAGCAGGTCGTCCAGCAGCCGGGCGCAGAGCGGCCGGTCGGCCAGGGCGATCGCGGCGGTCGCGAGCTCGCCGACGAACACCGACCACAGGTACGAGCGGTCGGTCCGCCAGTCCTCCAGGGCGAGCACCGTGTCCACCTCGCGGCGGGCGGCGGCGAGGTCGCCGGCCCGGGCGAAGAAGCCGGCGGCGACCGCGTGCGCGTGCGCCGGTGCGCCGATCCACCAGTCGACGGCGGCCGCGGCGGTCGCCCGCAGCTCGTCCGGGTCGGCCCGGAACCGGGTGATCTCCAGCCGCTGCGACATCCGTACGTTTCCGGTGTCGCCGTCGCCGACCGCCTCGCCCAGGGCGGCGGCCTCGTCCGCGAGCCGCTCACCGAGGTCGATGTCGCCGTCGAGCAGCGCCAGCGCCGCCTCGCGGATCCGCAGGTTGTAGGTCTGGCGCGGCTGGCGCAGCCGCTCGGTGATGTAGCGGTACTGGCTCAACGTCGCCCGGAACGCCGCCGACCCCGACTCCAGCTCCGCGGTCGCCGTGAGCAGCAGCGCCTGCGCGTGCCGCTCCGAATCGCCGGTGCGGCGGGCCAGCTCCGCGATCTCCGTCGCGATCGCCTGCCGCGGGCCGGCCGTGCCGGCGGTCCACAACGTGTCGTGCTGCGCCAGCAGGCAGTTGGCCAGAGTGGCCGGATCGTCAAGGCCGCGGGCGATCGCCACCGCCCGCTCGGCCAGCGGACCCGCCTGCCGGCGATCCACCGATACGGAATGTTGCAGCTGCCGGGCGATCGCCGCGGTCACCTGCGCCTCGGCCGCGGTGCCCCCGCCGGCCAGCGCGGACCGGGCGGTCTCCAGGACGGCGATCAGATCGGTCCGCGGCATCGCGAACCGTGCGCCGATCCGGTCCAGGCCCAGCGCGACTGCGCCGAGCAGGGCGGCGTCGCCGGTCGGCGTGGCCCGCGCCCACGCGGTGTCCAGCAGCTCCCGCGCCGTCCCGGCGTCGCCGCCGCGCAGCCGCAGGTCGGCCTCCTCGGTGAGCAGCAGAACCAGCTCGGCGGCGGTGAGCCGGTCGCCGGCGTCGGTGACGGCCGCCCGCGCCCGGGCCAGCTGCCCGGCGGCGTCGGTGAACGCGTACCCGGCCCGGTCGGCGTCGGCGGCGGCCCGCGCCCAGCTCAGCGCCGGCCCCGCGCCGGCCAGCGGCACGGCCGCGGCGAAGTGCCGGGCCAGGTCCGCCGGGAACACCTGGCTGCCCCGTTCGTACCGGTGCGCCAGCGCGACCGCCGTCCGATGGTGCAGCTCCAGCCGGCGGGCCGGCGGCAGGGCGGCGAGGATCGTCTCGCGGTACAGGTCGTGTGCGAATCCAGGGCCCGCCGATGTCAGCACGCCGGCGGCCGCCGCGCGGTCGATCAGCTCGATCACCGTCGTCGGCGGTGACCCGGTCACCTCGGCGAGCACGTCGGGCAGCAGCACCGAGCCGCCGACCGCCGCCGCGCCCAGCAGCGCCGTGCACGCCGCCGGCAGGCGGGCCAGCCGGCTGCCGATCGCCTCGCGGACCGCGACCGGCACCGCGGCGCGCCAGGCGTCGTCGCCGCCGGCGGCGAGCAGCCGGCACAACTCCCCGGCGAAGAACGGGTGCCCGCCGCTGCGCTCGTACACCCGGCCGGCCCAATCCGCGGCCGCCGCGTCCCCGGCGATCGTGCGGACCAGGTCGGTGACGTCCCCGGGTGGCAGGCCGCCGAGCGGTACCAGCTCGGCGGCGTTGGAGAGCTCGGCCAGCGCCGCCGCGACCACGTCGCGCGCCTCACCCGACCGGTACGCCCCGACCAGCACCACCCCACCGGTACGCGGCTGGTGCGCCAGGAACCGCAGCAGGTCGACCGTCGACCGGTCGGCCCATTGCAGGTCGTCGAGGAGGACTACCACCGGCTTGGCGTCGCCGGCCAGGCCGAGCAGGCGGCCGACCGCGTCGAAGATCTGGAACTGCCCGGCATCCACCACGGCGGCGTCGACCGGCGACGCGCCGGCCGGCGCCGGCAGGATCGCGGACAGCGCCGGATCCAGGTCGGCGCGCAGGCCGTCGTGCCGGTCCAGCAGCGCTCGCAGCGCCTGCGTCCACGGCCACCATGCGGGTGCCCGATCGCCGTCCCAGCACGTACCCCACACCACCGTCGCACCCCAGGCCGACGCGTCCGCGGCGTACCGGGTCAACAGCGCGGTCTTGCCGATCCCCGCCTGGCCGGTCACCAGGACCAGGCCGGGCCGGCGGCCGGCCGGACCGGCCGATGCCGCGGCCGCCCGGTGGACCGCGCTGAGCCGGGCCAGCGGCTCGGCCCGGCCGACGAAGAGAACCACCCGGGGATTGTCCACCCTGCCAGCCGGTTTCTGGCGGCTCGCCAGGCCCGTTCTGGCGCGGTACGGGTGTCATCCCATCGACTACACCGGAGGACCTCATGGCCACCACGTTCGACCCGCGGCAGTACAAGGAGACCACCCGCGCCCAGTGGCAGGACGCGGCCGAGGCGTGGCACCGCTGGGGGCCGACCATCGAGCGCTGGCTCGGCCCGGCCACCGAGCGGATGCTCGACGCCGCCGGCGTGACAAAGGGCAGCCGGGTGCTTGACGTCGCCGCGGGCGCCGGCGGGCAGACCCTCGCCGCCGCACACCGGGCCGGCCCCGACGGCGAGGTCCTGGCCACCGACATCGCCCCGGCGATCCTGGAGTACGCCGCCAAGGCCGCCACCGACGCCGGACTCGGCAACATCACCACCGCCGAACGCGACGGCGAACGGCTCGGCCTCGACGGCGCCGACTTCGACGCGGCCGTCTCCCGGGTCGGGCTCATCTACTTCCCGGACCAGCAGGCGGCCCTGTCCGGCATCCGCGCGGCACTGCGACCCGGCGGGAAGTTCTCCTCGGTCGTCTACTCCACCGCCGACCGCAACGGCTTCTTCGCCATTCCGGTCGGCATCATCCGCCGCCGGGCCCAGCTGCCGCCGCCGGCACCGGGCCAGCCCGGCCCGTTCAGCCTCGGCGCGCCCGGCGCGGCCGAGCAGGCCCTCGGCGCGGCGGGATTCCGGGACGTCACGGTCGAGGCGGTGCCGTCGCCGGTGACGATGGCGAGCGCCGCCGAGTGCGTGCGCTTCGAACGCGAGTCGTTCGGCGCGCTGCACCAGATGCTCAGCGGGCTGGCGGTCGCCGAGCGGGAGGCGGCCTGGGTCGAGATCGAGCAGGCACTCGGCCAGTTCGAGGGACCGACCGGCTTCACCGGCCCATGCGAAATGCTTGTCGTCACCGGAACCCGCTGACCGCGGCCCGACGCCGCCGAGCCTTCCAGCTACGGGAGGCCCGGCGCGCGGCGCCGGGCCTTAATCCGCTGATGTGTACATGCCGATCCACCGTTCGAGGCGTCTCGTGACCCGAGGATCGAGCTCCAGGGTGTCCCGCGGGAGGCGATCCTCCGGGATGGCTCCCAAGACCGATTGACTGCCGATCACGACGACGTCGGGATCGTCGGCGATCTGGCTGGCCGCGCGCAGGACATGTTCGAGCTGCTCGCGATTCACGCCGCGTGTTCCCAGCCGCTGCGGGTGAAGGCTTCGAGGACCTTTCGCCGCTGCGGCTGGGACAGGACTCCGGC belongs to Amorphoplanes digitatis and includes:
- a CDS encoding outer membrane protein assembly factor BamB family protein, which encodes MKKHVRSAGGVIGLALAGVLAGLPSPARAAAPGWTHDGFGPGNTGYNAAESVVNAGTVKKLKLRWRATPRPGTDGCLEQTTPVVADGRMFMVDGGGVGAYDVRTGRRLWSDTAVMREMVHRTMTVAGGLLITTGYSCYGVSDPSGHIVALDAKTGAVRWKLLEGSATESVVADSGMLVSYSVCEVCSSHRISGYRAGDGTEVWGREGVLASPVSAGGRLLVTGTEKGSFAVAATTGEVLWRSGIRWSVLASNPASDQFYVRGPDRRLAALNASNGTVLWSVPSAEGQVAADGRRVYVSRDDGVTAYDAVTGRRLWHRAGVPVSRPVRAGGLLYVAGGILSAADGSLVMSATYSSAEHHAVVVGGRVFRVKGYEVQAYTP
- a CDS encoding ATP-binding protein translates to MVLFVGRAEPLARLSAVHRAAAASAGPAGRRPGLVLVTGQAGIGKTALLTRYAADASAWGATVVWGTCWDGDRAPAWWPWTQALRALLDRHDGLRADLDPALSAILPAPAGASPVDAAVVDAGQFQIFDAVGRLLGLAGDAKPVVVLLDDLQWADRSTVDLLRFLAHQPRTGGVVLVGAYRSGEARDVVAAALAELSNAAELVPLGGLPPGDVTDLVRTIAGDAAAADWAGRVYERSGGHPFFAGELCRLLAAGGDDAWRAAVPVAVREAIGSRLARLPAACTALLGAAAVGGSVLLPDVLAEVTGSPPTTVIELIDRAAAAGVLTSAGPGFAHDLYRETILAALPPARRLELHHRTAVALAHRYERGSQVFPADLARHFAAAVPLAGAGPALSWARAAADADRAGYAFTDAAGQLARARAAVTDAGDRLTAAELVLLLTEEADLRLRGGDAGTARELLDTAWARATPTGDAALLGAVALGLDRIGARFAMPRTDLIAVLETARSALAGGGTAAEAQVTAAIARQLQHSVSVDRRQAGPLAERAVAIARGLDDPATLANCLLAQHDTLWTAGTAGPRQAIATEIAELARRTGDSERHAQALLLTATAELESGSAAFRATLSQYRYITERLRQPRQTYNLRIREAALALLDGDIDLGERLADEAAALGEAVGDGDTGNVRMSQRLEITRFRADPDELRATAAAAVDWWIGAPAHAHAVAAGFFARAGDLAAARREVDTVLALEDWRTDRSYLWSVFVGELATAAIALADRPLCARLLDDLLPHAETCAVNAALVCFMGAHAHRVGLLYAALGDRPEAGRWLRRALEVHRQLGAQAWEAETRAALAGLPLTDAPVMLRRSGDLWTAGFRGHTAYLRDAKGLHDLATLLDRPGAAVPALELANRAYPAESSGQDPVLDRRALREYRQRLADLAEELDTAQARNDEARRQRATDERERLLAELRRATRPGGAARSLGPSAAERARKAVTARLRDAIRRIAEVHPDLGEYLDHTVHTGSTCRYDPRGD
- a CDS encoding class I SAM-dependent methyltransferase; this encodes MATTFDPRQYKETTRAQWQDAAEAWHRWGPTIERWLGPATERMLDAAGVTKGSRVLDVAAGAGGQTLAAAHRAGPDGEVLATDIAPAILEYAAKAATDAGLGNITTAERDGERLGLDGADFDAAVSRVGLIYFPDQQAALSGIRAALRPGGKFSSVVYSTADRNGFFAIPVGIIRRRAQLPPPAPGQPGPFSLGAPGAAEQALGAAGFRDVTVEAVPSPVTMASAAECVRFERESFGALHQMLSGLAVAEREAAWVEIEQALGQFEGPTGFTGPCEMLVVTGTR